A stretch of the Hypomesus transpacificus isolate Combined female chromosome 12, fHypTra1, whole genome shotgun sequence genome encodes the following:
- the cldn10a gene encoding claudin-10a, which translates to MSNMATEIVAFLLSISGWILVSSTLPIDYWKVSSVDGTVITTATFWSNLWKTCVTDSTGVSNCKDFPSMLALDAYIQVCRGLMIASVCLGFFGAILALVGMKCTKIGGSETTKAKLTGLSGLHFILNGLCSLSACSLYAHRITTEFFDPLFVAQKFELGAALFIGWAGSVLCVLGGLIFCLSLTEGFSQTKYSYSGAASLVNTRNQHRQSGNAFQKEPRDTAESSRQFGRNAYV; encoded by the exons ATGAGCAATATGGCAACAGAAATTGTTGCTTTTCTCCTGAGCATATCAGGCTGGATCCTGGTGTCATCTACTCTGCCTATTGACTACTGGAAGGTGTCTTCTGTGGATGGGACTGTCATCACTACGGCAACCTTCTGGTCTAATCTGTGGAAGACGTGCGTCACTGATTCTACGGGAGTTTCTAACTGCAAAGACTTTCCTTCCATGCTGGCACTGGACG CGTACATCCAGGTCTGTCGGGGGCTCATGATTGCATCCGTGTGTCTGGGCTTCTTTGGGGCCATCCTAGCCCTGGTGGGGATGAAGTGCACCAAGATTGGGGGATCAGAGACCACTAAAGCCAAGCTCACTGGCCTCTCAGGCCTCCACTTCATCCTCAATG ggctctgctctctgtctgcatGCTCCCTTTATGCACACAGGATCACAACCGAGTTCTTTGACCCACTTTTTGTTGCCCAGAA GTTTGAGCTGGGGGCAGCTCTCTTCATCGGCTGGGCTGgctctgtgttgtgtgtacTGGGAGGTCTCATTTTCTGTCTCTCGCTAACAGAAGGCTTCAG CCAGACAAAGTACTCCTACAGCGGGGCTGCATCATTGGTAAACACACGCAACCAACACAGACAATCTGGTAACGCTTTCCAGAAAGAGCCGAGGGACACTGCTGAATCCTCCAGACAGTTTGGTAGGAACGCCTACGTCTGA
- the LOC124475059 gene encoding ATP-binding cassette sub-family C member 4-like codes for MEPLKKDPKNNPCATANLFSQIFFCWLNPLFRIGYKRKLEEDDMYRVLPADGSERLGEEMQRIWEHEVQISAKELRKPKLTKVIIKGYWKTYTVLGLFTLFEETVKVIQPLFLGKLIQYFEHYDPDDMNGLYEAIGYAAGISLSTICLTVVHHLYYYHVQREGMKIRVAMCHMIYKKALCLSSAAMTKTTTGQIVNLLSNDVNKFDEVTIFLHFLWVGPLQAAAVIWLLWGEIGPSCLAGMALLVFLMPLQTMFGRLFSKFRSQTAVLTDDRIRTMNEVVSGIRIIKMYAWEKPFSALVHEVRRKEISKIMSSSYLRGLNMASFFSASKVIVFVTFTVYVLLGNPISASRVFVAVGLYSAIRLTVTLFFPYAIERLSEALVSIRRIQNFLLLDEIRSTTSSLDVHLEDKLEASVEVQDLICYWDKSLDAPSLLNVSLTVTSEQLLAVIGPVGAGKSSLLSSILGELPHDKGVLKVRGQLAYACQQPWVFPGTIRSNILFGKEFHPQKYEKVLRACALKRDMELLPDGDLTLIGDRGATLSGGQKARVNLARAVYQDADIYLLDDPLSAVDAEVGRHLFEQCICGLLKHKPRILVTHQLQYLKAANQILVLKEGHMVARGTYNELQSSGLDFTSLLKKDEEEEEQPRTETSSQSPRRRALSQNSLRSQTSSLHSAKEGEEDLPAEHVQNMSEESSSEGTISIGLYMKYLRAGASVMLLVVLLIVNILVQATYILQDWWLAYWAGEQEKLNSNTTIIQNGHNITQELNLDFYLGIYAGLIGATLVFGFVRSLMFFNVLVRCAQTLHNRMFNSILRTHVRFFDVNPIGRVLNRFSKDIGQLDASLPWTFSDFFQSFLQIIGVIAVAASVIPWVLIPVVPLVLAFLFLRRYFLQTSRNIKRLESTTRSPVFSHLSSSLQGLWTIRAFSAEERFQNTFDAHQDLHSEAWFLFLTTSRWFAIRLDTICSIFVTVTVFGCILLRDQLEAGAVGLALSYAVTLMGMFQWGVRQSAEVENMMTSVERVVEYAELESEAPWETQKRPPPDWPSQGLIHFDRVSFSYSADGPMVLKDLKAVFRPKEKVGIVGRTGAGKSSLVSALFRLVEPEGRIYIDGVLTSEIGLHDLRQKMSIIPQDPVLFTGTMRKNLDPFDQHSDEDLWNSLDEVQLKAAVEELPNKMETVLAESGSNFSVGQRQLVCLARAILRKNRILVIDEATANVDPRTDALIQETIRDKFRDCTVLTIAHRLNTIIDSDRILVLDAGQIHAYDEPYTLLQNHSGILYKMVQQSGKMEASDLLQSAKQAYLSRSRAVMANGGGHTGSSNGNLVIFETAL; via the exons ATGGAACCTCTAAAAAAAGATCCCAAAAACAATCCTTGTGCAACGGCTAATCTTTTCTCGCAGATATTCTTCTG TTGGCTTAATCCTTTATTTCGGATTGGATACAAAAGGAAACTTGAGGAAGATGACATGTACAGAGTGCTTCCAGCGGATGGATCTGAGAGATTGGGAGAGGAAATGCAGAG GATCTGGGAGCATGAGGTGCAGATTTCTGCTAAAGAGCTCAGAAAACCAAAACTCACTAAAGTCATCATCAAAGGCTACTGGAAAACCTATACAGTATTGGGGTTATTCACCCTTTTTGAG GAGACGGTAAAAGTGATCCAGCCGCTCTTTTTGGGAAAGCTGATCCAGTACTTTGAGCATTATGACCCAGATGACATGAATGGACTGTATGAGGCGATTGGTTATGCTGCAGGTATATCCCTCTCCACCATCTGCCTGACAGTAGTGCACCACCTCTACTACTATCACGTCCAGAGGGAAGGCATGAAGATCAGAGTGGCCATGTGTCACATGATCTACAAGAAG GCTCTCTGTCTCAGCAGTGCAGCCATGACAAAGACCACCACGGGCCAAATTGTCAATCTCCTTTCGAATGACGTCAACAAATTTGACGAG GTGACAATTTTCCTGCATTTCCTGTGGGTGGGACCTCTGCAAGCAGCGGCTGTCATCTGGTTGCTGTGGGGTGAGATCGGCCCATCATGCCTCGCTGGAATGGCCTTGCTTGTCTTCCTCATGCCACTGCAGACGATGTTTGGGAGACTATTCTCCAAGTTTAG GAGTCAAACCGCTGTCCTCACAGACGACAGGATCCGCACCATGAATGAGGTGGTGTCTGGAATCAGGATCATCAAGATGTACGCGTGGGAGAAGCCCTTCTCAGCACTGGTCCATGAAGTCAGGAG AAAGGAAATCTCAAAGATCATGAGCAGCTCCTACCTGCGAGGTCTCAACATGGCCTCCTTCTTCTCGGCCAGTAAGGTCATCGTCTTTGTGACCTTCACCGTCTACGTTCTCCTGGGGAACCCCATCTCAGCCAGCCGGGTGTTTGTTGCCGTGGGCCTGTACAGCGCCATCAGACTGACCGTCACCCTCTTCTTCCCCTACGCCATCGAGCGTCTCTCTGAGGCCCTGGTCAGCATTCGCAGGATACAG AACTTCCTCCTGTTGGATGAGATCAGAAGCACCACCAGCAGCCTAGACGTCCATCTGGAGGACAAGCTGGAGGCCTCGGTGGAGGTCCAGGACCTCATCTGCTACTGGGACAAG AGTCTGGATGCCCCGTCTCTTCTGAACGTCTCCCTCACAGTGACGTCAGAACAGCTCTTGGCTGTCATTGGACCTGTTGGAGCtggaaag TCCTCTTTGCTCAGCTCCATCCTTGGAGAGCTGCCTCATGACAAGGGGGTGCTGAAGGTCCGAGGTCAGCTGGCCTACGCTTGCCAGCAGCCCTGGGTGTTCCCTGGAACCATCCGCAGCAACATCTTGTTTGGTAAAGAGTTCCACCCCCAGAAGTACGAGAAGGTTCTGAGAGCCTGCGCCCTCAAGAGg GACATGGAGCTGCTGCCAGACGGAGACCTGACTCTGATCGGGGACCGAGGAGCCACCCTCAGCGGGGGACAGAAGGCTCGCGTCAACCTGGccag ggCTGTGTACCAGGACGCTGACATCTACCTGCTGGATGACCCTCTGAGTGCTGTGGATGCGGAGGTCGGGAGACACCTGTTTGAACA GTGTATCTGTGGTCTGCTGAAGCATAAACCTCGTATACTGGTGACTCACCAGCTGCAGTACCTGAAAGCagcaaaccagatcctcgtcctGAAAGAG GGTCACATGGTGGCACGGGGGACCTACAATGAGCTGCAGTCCTCTGGTCTGGACTTCACCTCCCTGCTGAagaaggatgaggaagaggaagagcaacCACGGACAGAGACCAGCAGCCAGTCACCACGAAGACGTGCCCTCTCCCAGAATTCTTTGCGCTCCCAAACATCTTCACTTCACTCAGCAAAAGAAGGGGAAGAAGATTTGCCG GCTGAGCATGTCCAGAACATGTCAGAAGAGAGCAGTTCCGAGGGCACCATAAGTATCGGCCTCTACATGAAGTACCTGAGGGCAGGAGCCAGCGTCATGCTGCTCGTCGTGCTGCTCATAGTCAACATCCTGGTTCAG GCAACATATATTCTGCAGGATTGGTGGCTGGCATATTG GGCCGGAGAACAGGAGAAGCTCAATTCCAACACCACCATCATACAGAATGGCCACAACATTACCCAAGAGCTGAATCTAGATTTCTACCTCGGAATTTACGCAG GTTTGATTGGAGCCACTCTCGTGTTTGGCTTTGTGAGGAGTCTTATGTTTTTCAACGTTTTGGTGAGATGTGCTCAGACACTCCACAACCGCATGTTCAACTCCATACTGCGGACACACGTGCGCTTCTTTGACGTCAACCCAATTG GGAGGGTTCTAAACAGGTTCTCCAAGGACATCGGCCAGCTGGATGCCTCCCTACCCTGGACCTTTTCAGACTTCTTTCAG AGCTTTCTGCAGATCATCGGCGTGATCGCCGTGGCGGCCTCCGTCATACCCTGGGTCCTCATTCCTGTGGTGCCGCTGGTCCTCGCCTTCCTGTTCCTGCGACGCTACTTCCTGCAGACTTCCAGGAACATTAAACGCCTCGAATCCACCA CTCGGAGTCCAGTGTTTTCCCACCTGTCCTCGTCCCTCCAAGGCCTGTGGACGATCCGAGCCTTCAGTGCAGAGGAGAGGTTCCAGAACACCTTTGACGCACACCAGGACCTGCACTCAG AGGCCTGGTTCCTGTTCCTGACCACCTCTCGCTGGTTTGCCATCCGCCTTGACACCATCTGCTCCATCTTCGTCACCGTCACTGTCTTTGGCTGCATTTTGCTCCGAGACC AGTTGGAGGCCGGTGCTGTGGGCCTGGCCCTGTCCTACGCTGTGACCCTCATGGGGATGTTCCAGTGGGGGGTGAGGCAGAGCGCTGAGGTGGAGAACATG ATGACGTCTGTTGAGAGAGTGGTGGAGTACGCAGAGCTGGAGAGTGAAGCACCCTGGGAAACCCAGAAGCGCCCTCCCCCCGACTGGCCCAGCCAAGGCCTCATCCACTTCGACCGGGTCAGCTTCTCCTACAGCGCAGATGGACCAATGGTCCTAAAAGACTTGAAGGCTGTTTTCAGACCCAAAGAAAAG GTTGGCATTGTGGGGAGGACGGGAGCAGGGAAGAGCTCCCTGGTCTCTGCTCTCTTCCGCCTGGTAGAGCCTGAGGGCAGGATCTACATAGACGGGGTTTTGACCTCTGAGATCGGCCTCCATGACCTGCGCCAGAAGATGTCCATCATTCCTCAG GACCCAGTGCTGTTTACTGGCACCATGAGAAAGAACCTGGACCCCTTCGACCAGCACAGTGATGAAGACCTGTGGAATTCTCTGGATGAG GTCCAGCTCAAGGCTGCGGTGGAAGAGCTCCCCAACAAGATGGAGACGGTGCTAGCTGAGTCGGGCTCCAACTTCAGCGTGGGCCAGAGACAGCTGGTGTGTCTGGCCCGAGCCATCCTGAGGAAGAACCGCATCCTCGTGATCGATGAGGCCACAGCCAACGTGGACCCCAG GACAGACGCGCTGATCCAGGAAACGATACGAGACAAGTTCAGAGACTGCACCGTGCTAACCATCGCCCACCGCCTCAACACCATCATAGACAGTGACCGCATACTG GTTTTAGATGCGGGTCAGATCCATGCCTATGATGAGCCCTACACCCTGCTCCAGAACCACAGCGGCATCTTGTACAAGATGGTTCAGCAGTCAGGAAAGATGGAGGCTTCTGATCTCCTGCAGTCAGCCAAACAG GCTTACCTGAGCAGGAGTCGTGCAGTTATGGCCAACGGAGGGGGCCACACGGGCTCATCTAATGGTAATCTGGTCATCTTTGAGACAGCTCTTTAA